One window from the genome of Motilibacter aurantiacus encodes:
- the cbiE gene encoding precorrin-6y C5,15-methyltransferase (decarboxylating) subunit CbiE, giving the protein MTGTVTVVGYDGSPLGADASRALAGATLVVGGRRHLDAVAVPATARTVVMGPLSPAVEELARHDGEAVVVASGDPGFFGIVRALREAGLDPRVLPGVSSVALAFARVGLPWDDALVVSAHGRDLAAAVNACRAHPKVAVLTGPGAGPAEIGAALGATARRMVVCERLGTDEERVTAISVQDTARAWADPNVTLVLDDERLATRVGSAWPRAAAPDAWALPESEFAHRDSMVTKAEVRALALARLAPRPGLLVWDVGAGSGSVAVECARFGAAVVAVERDADQCRRVDANARRHGVSVDVVAGSAPAALDTLPDPDAVFVGGGGPDVVAACARRKPARVVAALAAVDRLAPVRDALSGGGYAVDGTLLQSSRMRALPDGSTRLAAENPVLLVWGERL; this is encoded by the coding sequence GTGACCGGCACGGTCACGGTCGTCGGGTACGACGGCTCCCCCCTCGGCGCGGACGCGTCGCGCGCACTGGCCGGGGCGACCCTGGTGGTCGGCGGGCGCCGTCACCTGGACGCCGTCGCCGTGCCGGCGACGGCCCGCACCGTCGTCATGGGCCCGCTGTCGCCGGCGGTCGAGGAGCTGGCCCGGCACGACGGCGAGGCCGTCGTCGTGGCCAGCGGCGACCCCGGGTTCTTCGGCATCGTGCGCGCGCTGCGCGAGGCCGGGCTCGACCCGCGCGTGCTCCCGGGGGTGTCGTCCGTGGCGCTGGCCTTCGCGCGCGTCGGGCTGCCCTGGGACGACGCCCTCGTCGTCTCCGCGCACGGCCGCGACCTGGCCGCCGCGGTGAACGCCTGCCGCGCCCACCCCAAGGTCGCGGTGCTCACCGGCCCGGGCGCGGGGCCGGCGGAGATCGGCGCCGCCCTCGGTGCCACCGCGCGCCGCATGGTGGTCTGCGAGCGGCTCGGCACGGACGAGGAGCGGGTGACCGCGATCAGCGTGCAGGACACCGCCCGGGCCTGGGCCGACCCCAACGTGACCCTGGTGCTCGACGACGAGCGGCTCGCGACCCGGGTCGGCTCGGCCTGGCCCCGGGCGGCCGCCCCGGACGCCTGGGCTCTTCCGGAATCCGAGTTCGCCCATCGCGACAGCATGGTCACCAAGGCCGAGGTGCGCGCGCTGGCCCTGGCGCGGCTCGCGCCCCGTCCCGGCCTGCTCGTGTGGGACGTCGGGGCGGGCAGCGGGTCCGTGGCCGTCGAGTGCGCCCGCTTCGGCGCGGCAGTGGTCGCCGTCGAGCGCGACGCGGACCAGTGCCGCAGGGTCGACGCGAACGCCCGGCGTCACGGCGTCAGCGTCGACGTCGTCGCCGGCTCGGCACCGGCGGCCCTCGACACACTGCCCGACCCGGACGCCGTGTTCGTCGGAGGGGGAGGCCCCGACGTGGTCGCCGCCTGCGCGCGCCGCAAGCCGGCCCGCGTCGTGGCGGCCCTCGCCGCGGTCGACCGGCTCGCGCCGGTGCGCGATGCGCTGTCGGGCGGCGGGTACGCGGTCGACGGCACGTTGCTCCAGTCGTCCCGCATGCGGGCGCTGCCCGACGGCTCCACCAGGCTCGCCGCGGAGAACCCCGTGCTCCTCGTGTGGGGGGAGCGGCTGTGA
- the cobO gene encoding cob(I)yrinic acid a,c-diamide adenosyltransferase encodes MPQGKPTSVPDDGLTTRQRRNRALLVVHTGEMKGKSTAAFGLALRGWNQGWPIGVFQFVKSAKWKVGEEAAFRALGRLHEQTGEGAPVAWHKMGEGWSWIQRAGSEQDHAADAREGWEQVKRDLAAEAYKVYVLDEFTYPMKWGWVDVDDVVATLRDRPGAQHVVITGRDADPRLVEAADLVVEMTKVKHPMDVGQKGQRGIEW; translated from the coding sequence ATGCCGCAGGGCAAGCCCACGAGCGTCCCGGACGACGGCCTCACCACGCGTCAGCGCCGCAACCGTGCCCTCCTCGTCGTCCACACCGGTGAGATGAAGGGGAAGTCGACTGCTGCCTTCGGCCTCGCCCTGCGCGGCTGGAACCAGGGATGGCCGATTGGTGTGTTCCAGTTCGTGAAGTCGGCGAAGTGGAAGGTCGGCGAGGAGGCCGCCTTCCGCGCGCTCGGGCGGCTGCACGAGCAGACCGGCGAGGGTGCCCCGGTGGCCTGGCACAAGATGGGCGAGGGCTGGTCGTGGATCCAGCGCGCCGGCTCCGAGCAGGACCACGCGGCCGACGCCCGTGAGGGCTGGGAGCAGGTCAAGCGCGACCTGGCCGCGGAGGCGTACAAGGTCTACGTGCTCGACGAGTTCACCTATCCCATGAAGTGGGGCTGGGTCGACGTCGACGACGTCGTGGCGACGCTGCGCGACCGCCCCGGGGCCCAGCACGTGGTCATCACCGGACGGGACGCCGACCCACGGCTGGTCGAGGCCGCGGACCTGGTGGTGGAGATGACGAAGGTGAAGCATCCGATGGACGTCGGCCAGAAGGGGCAGCGGGGGATCGAGTGGTGA
- the cobI gene encoding precorrin-2 C(20)-methyltransferase — translation MTPRLVGVGVGPGDPELVTVKAVRVMQESDVVLVPVMGDDVVGRAEEVVRRHVDASKVRRAVFALSDRGGLTARREEAWDAAGRAVADAFASGASTVSFATIGDPNVYSTFAYLAATVRTLVPGVEVGTVPGITAMQDLASRSGTVLCEGTESLALLPLTAGLPAYEAALASFDTVVAYKGGRHLPAVVEALRAAGRLDDAVFGAAMGLPDEDVRPLADVEHGVEAPYLSTVVAPARRHTGRGGKL, via the coding sequence ATGACCCCGCGGCTGGTCGGTGTCGGCGTGGGGCCGGGCGACCCGGAGCTGGTCACGGTCAAAGCAGTACGCGTGATGCAGGAATCCGACGTCGTGCTCGTTCCGGTCATGGGTGACGACGTCGTGGGACGGGCCGAGGAGGTCGTGCGCCGCCACGTCGACGCGTCGAAGGTGCGGCGGGCGGTCTTCGCGCTCAGCGACCGCGGCGGGCTCACCGCGCGGCGCGAGGAGGCGTGGGACGCGGCGGGCCGCGCGGTCGCCGACGCGTTCGCGTCGGGGGCCTCGACCGTCTCGTTCGCGACCATCGGGGACCCCAACGTCTACTCGACGTTCGCCTACCTCGCCGCGACCGTCCGCACGCTCGTGCCCGGGGTCGAGGTGGGCACGGTCCCCGGCATCACCGCGATGCAGGACCTCGCGTCCCGCAGCGGCACGGTCCTCTGCGAGGGGACCGAGTCGCTGGCGCTGCTGCCGCTGACCGCGGGCCTGCCGGCCTACGAAGCGGCACTGGCGAGCTTCGACACGGTGGTCGCCTACAAGGGAGGCCGCCACCTGCCGGCGGTCGTCGAGGCGCTGCGCGCCGCCGGACGGCTCGACGACGCGGTCTTCGGGGCCGCGATGGGCCTGCCCGACGAGGACGTCCGGCCGCTGGCCGACGTCGAGCACGGCGTCGAGGCGCCGTACCTGTCGACGGTGGTCGCGCCGGCCCGTCGTCACACCGGACGTGGAGGGAAGCTGTGA
- a CDS encoding sulfotransferase family protein — protein MPQPLVLLSAGGYRSGSTLLYNLLGEYVELANTGRRIGYVEPGQVPLLAGPAWSFVEAMGVAVGKAHHTPAIPEGGDWSPLLDGRLLPVCTVRDWRDVLHSFSRAFGQPPAEVLASRRWRVNLDNVRWWRDSGAVMVGYERLLTAPEDVLVEVAAAAGMAVDPGAAVRACAAAGADGAGGVPGTTVAPLSTDADRRTLMHEGHVCTPHGGGWRQWDAATLASVDAVLAPLAEEFATAPDGAAAPAACAGAGARGA, from the coding sequence GTGCCGCAGCCGCTGGTCCTGCTGTCCGCGGGCGGGTACCGCTCCGGCTCGACCCTGCTCTACAACCTGCTCGGGGAGTACGTGGAGCTGGCCAACACGGGGCGGCGCATCGGGTACGTCGAGCCCGGGCAGGTCCCGCTCCTCGCCGGCCCCGCGTGGTCCTTCGTCGAGGCGATGGGCGTCGCCGTCGGGAAGGCGCACCACACGCCGGCCATCCCGGAGGGCGGCGACTGGTCGCCGCTCCTGGACGGCCGGCTCCTGCCGGTGTGCACCGTCCGCGACTGGCGGGACGTGCTGCACTCGTTCTCCCGGGCGTTCGGGCAGCCTCCGGCAGAGGTGCTCGCCTCCCGCCGGTGGCGCGTGAACCTCGACAACGTCCGTTGGTGGCGCGACTCCGGCGCGGTGATGGTCGGCTACGAGCGGCTGCTGACCGCGCCCGAGGACGTGCTCGTGGAGGTGGCCGCGGCCGCCGGGATGGCGGTGGACCCCGGTGCGGCGGTGCGGGCGTGCGCCGCCGCCGGAGCCGATGGGGCCGGCGGCGTACCGGGCACGACCGTAGCCCCGCTGTCCACCGATGCCGACCGGCGAACCTTGATGCACGAAGGGCACGTCTGCACTCCGCACGGAGGGGGGTGGCGGCAGTGGGACGCCGCCACGCTCGCCTCCGTGGATGCCGTCCTGGCCCCGCTGGCCGAGGAGTTCGCTACCGCCCCCGACGGGGCTGCCGCCCCGGCCGCCTGCGCAGGGGCCGGCGCGCGCGGGGCGTAG
- a CDS encoding putative cobaltochelatase, with translation MTAAPASTQYPFSAVVGLDDLRLALLLNAVSPAVGGVLVRGEKGTAKSTIVRALAALLPAVAVVTGCRFSCDPAAPDPACPDGPHEPGVPGAHRPAALVELPVGASEDRVVGSLDLERALAEGVKAYEPGLLAAAHRGLLYVDEVNLLSDHLVDLLLDAAAMGRAHVEREGVSVSHAARFLLVGTMNPEEGELRPQLLDRFGLTVEVRATREPGERAEVVRRRLAYEADPAAFAARWVSADAALAARIVAARERLPHVVLSDAALRQVTTVCAAFDVDGLRADLVTARTAVALAAWHGRDEVLPEDVRQAALLALPHRRRRNPFDAPGLDEDALDDALDAAQQGSPEGPEHDGPDDDGPDEDGPGGGVDASGAAPPPGAGPDSAAPGPEATPSSPTPPAPPPGSAASGDHGDLSGDTGVSRGKPHDQRESAGDAAAPATPEPVATATAPYRVRTLHVPGVGEGVAGRRSATRGSGGRTVRAQRPAGKVTALHLPATLQAAAPQQRARGRVGRGLVLARDDLRAAVREGRESNLVLFCVDASGSMAARQRMGAVKGAVLSLLLDAYQRRDKVGLVTFRGRGAEVALPPTWSVEAAATRLEALPTGGRTPLAAGLLRAHDVLRVERVRDPRRRPLLVVVTDGRQTTKGDPAQAAGLLAAQGVASVVVDCESGPVRLGLAVELAARLGGPAIRLEELAADSLAGLVRDVRGAA, from the coding sequence ATGACCGCCGCGCCCGCCTCGACCCAGTACCCGTTCTCCGCCGTCGTCGGCCTCGACGACCTGCGGCTGGCCCTGCTGCTCAACGCCGTCTCCCCGGCGGTGGGCGGCGTGCTCGTCCGCGGCGAGAAGGGCACCGCCAAGTCGACCATCGTGCGCGCGCTCGCCGCGCTGCTGCCCGCGGTCGCCGTCGTCACCGGCTGCCGGTTCTCCTGCGACCCGGCCGCGCCGGACCCCGCCTGCCCCGACGGGCCGCACGAGCCCGGCGTCCCCGGCGCGCACCGGCCCGCCGCTCTGGTGGAGCTCCCGGTGGGGGCCTCGGAGGACCGCGTCGTCGGCTCGCTCGACCTCGAGCGCGCGCTCGCTGAGGGGGTCAAGGCGTACGAGCCGGGGCTGCTCGCCGCCGCGCACCGCGGCCTGCTCTACGTCGACGAGGTCAACCTGCTCTCCGACCACCTGGTCGACCTGCTGCTGGACGCCGCCGCCATGGGACGCGCACACGTCGAGCGGGAGGGGGTCTCGGTGTCGCACGCCGCCCGCTTCCTGCTCGTCGGCACCATGAACCCGGAGGAGGGCGAGCTGCGCCCGCAGCTGCTCGACCGCTTCGGGCTGACCGTGGAGGTCCGCGCCACCCGCGAGCCGGGCGAGCGGGCCGAGGTCGTACGCCGCAGGCTGGCGTACGAGGCCGACCCCGCCGCGTTCGCCGCCCGGTGGGTCTCGGCGGACGCCGCCCTCGCCGCGCGGATCGTCGCCGCCCGCGAGCGGCTGCCGCACGTCGTCCTGTCCGACGCCGCCCTGCGCCAGGTGACCACCGTCTGCGCGGCCTTCGACGTCGACGGGCTGCGCGCCGACCTGGTGACGGCACGGACCGCCGTCGCCCTGGCGGCGTGGCACGGCCGCGACGAGGTGCTCCCCGAGGACGTCCGCCAGGCCGCCCTGCTCGCGCTGCCGCACCGCCGCCGCCGCAACCCCTTCGACGCCCCCGGGCTGGACGAGGACGCGCTCGACGACGCGCTCGACGCGGCCCAGCAGGGCTCGCCCGAGGGCCCGGAACACGACGGGCCGGACGACGACGGGCCGGACGAAGACGGGCCCGGTGGGGGCGTGGACGCGTCGGGCGCGGCGCCCCCGCCGGGGGCCGGCCCCGACAGTGCGGCGCCGGGCCCCGAGGCCACCCCCTCGTCCCCGACACCTCCGGCCCCGCCCCCCGGCTCCGCCGCGAGCGGTGATCATGGGGATCTCAGCGGCGACACCGGCGTGTCGCGCGGAAAGCCTCATGATCAGCGTGAGTCGGCCGGTGACGCCGCCGCCCCGGCCACGCCCGAGCCCGTGGCCACCGCGACCGCGCCGTACCGCGTGCGCACCCTCCACGTCCCCGGAGTGGGCGAGGGGGTGGCGGGCCGTCGGTCGGCGACGCGCGGCAGCGGAGGGCGCACCGTCCGGGCGCAGCGGCCCGCCGGCAAGGTCACCGCCCTGCACCTGCCCGCGACCCTTCAGGCGGCCGCCCCGCAGCAGCGCGCCCGCGGCCGCGTGGGCCGGGGGCTGGTGCTCGCGCGCGACGACCTGCGCGCGGCTGTCCGCGAGGGGCGCGAGTCCAACCTCGTGCTCTTCTGCGTCGACGCCTCGGGCTCGATGGCAGCTCGACAAAGGATGGGCGCGGTCAAGGGCGCCGTTCTCTCGCTGTTGCTTGACGCCTACCAGCGACGTGACAAGGTCGGGCTCGTGACGTTCCGCGGGCGCGGTGCCGAGGTGGCCCTCCCGCCGACGTGGTCGGTCGAGGCAGCGGCCACGCGGCTCGAGGCGCTGCCGACCGGCGGCCGCACCCCGCTGGCCGCCGGGCTGCTCAGGGCCCACGACGTGCTGCGCGTCGAGCGGGTCCGGGACCCGCGGCGCCGGCCGCTCCTCGTGGTCGTCACCGACGGCCGGCAGACGACGAAGGGTGACCCGGCGCAGGCCGCCGGGCTGCTCGCGGCCCAGGGCGTGGCGAGCGTCGTCGTGGACTGCGAGTCGGGGCCGGTACGCCTCGGCCTGGCCGTCGAGCTCGCCGCCCGCCTCGGCGGCCCGGCGATCCGGCTCGAGGAGCTCGCCGCGGACTCGCTGGCCGGGCTCGTGCGCGACGTGCGCGGAGCGGCCTGA
- a CDS encoding ABC transporter ATP-binding protein, whose protein sequence is MSDTQGTAPVLELRDVRRVHGTGDNVVHALRGVSLAVRPGELVAVMGPSGSGKSTLLTIAGGLDSPTGGEVVVEGTALSTLGRKGLAALRRRSLGYVFQDFNLIPALTAAENVALPRELDGARAKAARADALVALEEVGLAELADRFPDDMSGGQQQRVAIARALVGQRRLLLADEPTGALDSETGEAVLRLLRSRVDAGAAGVLVTHEARHAAWADRVVFLRDGVVVDETGSSPGADVLLEAGR, encoded by the coding sequence ATGAGCGACACGCAGGGAACCGCGCCCGTGCTCGAGCTGCGCGACGTCCGCCGGGTGCACGGCACCGGCGACAACGTCGTGCACGCCCTGCGCGGCGTCTCGCTCGCGGTCCGCCCGGGCGAGCTCGTCGCCGTCATGGGCCCGTCCGGCTCCGGCAAGTCCACGCTGCTCACCATCGCGGGGGGGCTCGACAGCCCCACCGGCGGCGAGGTCGTGGTCGAGGGGACCGCCCTGTCCACGCTGGGCCGCAAGGGGCTCGCGGCCCTGCGGCGGCGCTCGCTCGGCTACGTCTTCCAGGACTTCAACCTGATCCCGGCGCTCACCGCTGCCGAGAACGTCGCGCTCCCCCGCGAGCTCGACGGTGCGCGCGCGAAGGCGGCGCGCGCCGACGCGCTCGTGGCCCTGGAGGAGGTGGGGCTGGCCGAGCTCGCCGACCGCTTCCCCGACGACATGTCCGGCGGCCAGCAGCAGCGGGTCGCCATCGCGCGCGCCCTCGTGGGCCAGCGCCGGCTCCTGCTGGCCGACGAGCCGACCGGCGCCCTGGACTCGGAGACGGGCGAAGCCGTTCTCCGGCTTCTGCGTTCGCGAGTCGACGCGGGAGCGGCCGGGGTCCTGGTGACGCACGAGGCGCGCCACGCCGCCTGGGCCGACCGGGTCGTGTTCCTGCGCGACGGCGTCGTCGTCGACGAGACGGGCAGCTCGCCCGGCGCGGACGTGCTGCTGGAGGCCGGCCGGTGA
- a CDS encoding cobyrinate a,c-diamide synthase, which translates to MSSGSVPRFVVAAPSSGHGKTTVATGLLAAFASRGLAVSPHKVGPDYIDPGYHGLAAGRVGRNLDAYLCGPERMVPLFLHGAAGADLAVVEGVMGLYDGATGHGELASTAHIAKLLRAPVVLVVDPKAQGRSAAALVHGFATFDPDVRIGGVILNRVSSERHEEIVRQALEEIGVPVLGCLPPSDAISAPSRHLGLVPVAERSAASVATVRALGELVSACVDLEGVLEVARSAGGLSDAPWDPRVAIGEPAGGRPRIAVAAGAAFTFSYAETSELLTAAGAEVVHVDPLRDETLPEGTAGLVVGGGFPEMYAAELSANEQLRAAVSRLAASGAPVAAECAGLLYLAKALDGQPMCGVLDIDARMTGNLTLGYRDAVAVSDNSLAVEGQRVRGHEFHRTACSPPAGQLPAWQWRAGSSEGFVQGGVHASYLHVHWAGAPKLARRFTEFAARVEAAA; encoded by the coding sequence GTGAGCAGCGGATCCGTCCCGCGCTTCGTCGTCGCGGCGCCGTCGAGCGGCCATGGGAAGACGACGGTGGCCACCGGGCTGCTGGCGGCGTTCGCGAGCCGCGGGCTCGCCGTGTCGCCGCACAAGGTCGGCCCGGACTACATCGACCCCGGCTACCACGGGCTGGCGGCGGGGCGGGTCGGGCGCAACCTCGACGCCTACCTCTGCGGCCCCGAGCGCATGGTGCCGCTCTTCCTGCACGGCGCCGCCGGTGCCGACCTCGCGGTCGTCGAGGGGGTGATGGGCCTGTACGACGGCGCGACCGGCCACGGCGAGCTGGCGTCGACGGCGCACATCGCCAAGCTGCTGCGGGCGCCCGTCGTCCTCGTCGTCGACCCCAAGGCGCAGGGGCGGTCCGCCGCCGCCCTCGTGCACGGGTTCGCGACGTTCGACCCCGACGTCCGCATCGGCGGGGTCATCCTCAACCGCGTCAGCTCCGAGCGGCACGAGGAGATCGTGCGCCAGGCGCTCGAGGAGATCGGCGTCCCGGTGCTGGGGTGCCTGCCGCCCTCGGACGCGATCTCGGCGCCCTCGCGCCACCTGGGCCTCGTCCCCGTCGCCGAGCGCAGCGCGGCCTCGGTCGCGACGGTGCGCGCGCTCGGCGAGCTGGTGTCGGCCTGCGTCGACCTCGAGGGCGTCCTCGAGGTGGCGCGCAGCGCGGGAGGGCTGAGCGACGCGCCCTGGGACCCGCGAGTCGCGATCGGGGAGCCGGCCGGTGGCCGCCCCCGCATCGCTGTCGCGGCCGGGGCCGCGTTCACCTTCTCCTACGCCGAGACCTCCGAGCTGCTGACCGCCGCCGGGGCCGAGGTGGTGCACGTCGACCCGTTGCGCGACGAGACCCTGCCCGAGGGCACCGCCGGCCTGGTCGTCGGCGGCGGCTTCCCCGAGATGTACGCCGCGGAGCTCTCGGCGAACGAGCAGCTGCGGGCGGCGGTGTCGCGGCTCGCGGCGTCGGGGGCGCCGGTCGCCGCCGAGTGCGCCGGGCTGCTCTACCTCGCGAAGGCCCTGGACGGGCAGCCGATGTGCGGCGTGCTCGACATCGACGCCCGGATGACGGGCAACCTGACCCTGGGCTACCGGGACGCCGTCGCGGTCAGCGACAACTCGCTGGCCGTCGAGGGGCAGCGCGTGCGGGGGCACGAGTTCCACCGCACCGCCTGCAGCCCGCCCGCCGGGCAGCTGCCCGCGTGGCAGTGGCGCGCGGGTTCCTCCGAGGGCTTCGTGCAGGGCGGCGTGCACGCGTCGTACCTGCACGTCCACTGGGCCGGCGCCCCCAAGCTCGCCCGCCGCTTCACCGAGTTCGCCGCCCGCGTCGAGGCCGCTGCATGA
- the cobM gene encoding precorrin-4 C(11)-methyltransferase, whose amino-acid sequence MSRGKVTFVGAGPGAADLLTFRAARAIGEADIVIWAASLVHEDVLQHVREGAEVVDSAQLPMEGVLPLYQRALAEGLRVARIHSGDPALWGAVQEQLDRCRELGLETEIVPGVSAFSAVAAIVQRELTIPEVAQSVILTRLGGGKTPMPAGEETRDFARHGTTMALFLSAARSGQLQEELLEGGYSEDTPVVIAYQATWPDELVVQCTVGTLEDTVKEHKLWKHTLFLVGPALTAGGTRSHLYHPGHFHGFRRADPEARRALRASRQAGEGAP is encoded by the coding sequence GTGAGCCGGGGAAAGGTCACCTTCGTCGGCGCCGGGCCGGGCGCCGCGGACCTGCTGACCTTCCGCGCCGCGCGCGCGATAGGCGAAGCGGACATCGTCATCTGGGCCGCCAGCCTGGTTCACGAGGACGTCCTGCAGCACGTGCGCGAGGGGGCGGAGGTCGTCGACTCGGCGCAGCTGCCGATGGAGGGCGTGCTGCCGCTCTACCAGCGCGCGCTCGCCGAGGGGCTGCGCGTCGCCCGCATCCACTCCGGCGACCCGGCACTGTGGGGCGCGGTCCAGGAGCAGCTCGACCGCTGTCGCGAGCTCGGCCTCGAGACCGAGATCGTGCCCGGAGTCAGCGCCTTCAGCGCAGTGGCAGCGATCGTGCAGCGCGAGCTGACGATTCCCGAGGTCGCCCAGTCGGTGATCCTGACGCGGCTCGGGGGAGGCAAGACCCCCATGCCCGCCGGGGAGGAGACGCGCGACTTCGCCCGCCACGGGACGACGATGGCGCTCTTCCTGTCCGCGGCCCGCTCGGGGCAGCTGCAGGAGGAGCTGCTCGAGGGCGGCTACAGCGAGGACACACCGGTGGTCATCGCCTACCAGGCGACCTGGCCCGACGAGCTCGTCGTGCAGTGCACGGTCGGCACGCTCGAGGACACGGTCAAGGAGCACAAGCTCTGGAAGCACACGCTCTTCCTCGTCGGCCCCGCGCTCACCGCGGGCGGCACGCGCTCCCACCTCTACCACCCCGGGCACTTCCACGGGTTCCGCAGGGCGGACCCGGAGGCGCGGCGGGCGCTCCGGGCGTCCCGGCAGGCCGGCGAGGGAGCACCGTGA
- a CDS encoding trimeric intracellular cation channel family protein: MDTLDAGDAQHALELAGIVAFALSGATLAIRKGFDVVGIVLLALLTALGGGVIRDLLIGATPPAAFRDLELLVLPVVAALVAMVAHPLINRAFRVVLLLDAAGLALFSVTGTLLASEAGLDPVQAAFLGVVTCVGGGVLRDVVARETPVLVRADSDLYAVPAALGAGLVSTLENLGAYTPTAGLLAASAVFLLRVAAMAFDWRAPVARQPAATPRARRPLRRRPGRQPRRGR, encoded by the coding sequence GTGGACACCCTCGACGCGGGCGACGCGCAGCACGCCCTCGAGCTCGCCGGGATCGTCGCGTTCGCGCTGTCCGGGGCCACGCTGGCGATCCGCAAGGGCTTCGACGTCGTCGGGATCGTGCTGCTCGCGCTGCTGACCGCGCTGGGCGGCGGGGTGATCCGGGACCTGCTCATCGGCGCCACGCCACCGGCGGCCTTCCGCGACCTCGAGCTGCTCGTCCTGCCCGTCGTCGCCGCGCTGGTGGCGATGGTCGCGCACCCGCTGATCAACCGGGCGTTCCGCGTGGTGCTGCTGCTCGACGCGGCGGGGCTCGCGCTCTTCAGCGTGACCGGGACCCTGCTCGCGAGCGAGGCCGGCCTCGACCCGGTGCAGGCGGCGTTCCTCGGGGTGGTCACGTGCGTCGGCGGCGGGGTGCTGCGCGACGTGGTCGCCCGCGAGACCCCCGTGCTGGTCCGCGCCGACAGCGACCTGTACGCCGTCCCCGCCGCGCTCGGCGCCGGGCTGGTCTCCACGCTGGAGAATCTCGGGGCCTACACGCCGACGGCCGGGCTGCTCGCCGCGTCGGCGGTCTTCCTGCTCCGTGTTGCGGCGATGGCGTTCGACTGGCGCGCCCCGGTCGCCCGGCAGCCGGCGGCTACGCCCCGCGCGCGCCGGCCCCTGCGCAGGCGGCCGGGGCGGCAGCCCCGTCGGGGGCGGTAG
- a CDS encoding PadR family transcriptional regulator: protein MSVRQSLLALLEEGPSYGYQLRSAFEERTGSTWPLNVGQVYTTLARLERDGLVEPDSTDGEGHVFYRITDSGRAEVATWFASPVERTSPPRDELAIKLALAVTVPGVDVRGVIQAQRTATLRALQDYTRLKVRAGDSDLAWTLVLDSLVFSAEAEVRWLDACEARLARAAAEARDRSTTAPALPTKDSQPKEARR from the coding sequence ATGTCCGTCCGGCAGAGCCTGCTCGCCCTCCTCGAGGAGGGCCCCAGCTACGGCTACCAGCTGCGGTCAGCCTTCGAGGAGCGCACCGGGTCCACGTGGCCGCTCAACGTCGGGCAGGTCTACACGACGCTCGCCCGGTTGGAGCGCGACGGCCTCGTGGAGCCGGACTCGACCGACGGCGAGGGCCACGTCTTCTACCGGATCACCGACTCCGGCCGGGCAGAGGTGGCGACGTGGTTCGCCAGCCCGGTGGAGCGCACCTCGCCCCCGCGCGACGAGCTGGCGATCAAGCTGGCGCTCGCGGTCACCGTGCCCGGCGTCGACGTGCGGGGCGTCATCCAGGCCCAGCGCACGGCCACCCTCCGGGCGCTGCAGGACTACACCCGGCTCAAGGTGCGCGCCGGGGACTCGGACCTGGCCTGGACGCTCGTCCTGGACTCGCTCGTCTTCTCCGCGGAGGCGGAGGTCCGGTGGCTGGACGCCTGCGAGGCGCGGCTGGCCCGGGCCGCGGCGGAGGCCCGCGACCGGTCGACGACCGCCCCCGCACTCCCCACGAAGGACAGCCAGCCGAAGGAGGCACGCCGATGA